A stretch of the Fundulus heteroclitus isolate FHET01 unplaced genomic scaffold, MU-UCD_Fhet_4.1 scaffold_49, whole genome shotgun sequence genome encodes the following:
- the LOC118560794 gene encoding oocyte zinc finger protein XlCOF6-like isoform X1 — translation MEDERRLLDFSRIPLIILQRIDPEKILCKDDGVQTELSNQEGNSTLDEKEPEPGQTKEVKKEQEQQQFVEQERQLYTCLAEKQLVLKRETDNILTISSNVQRVHSEEEQRRNKLISQGPSEVKNQDQEGNNEQTGKRREEQKHNEKHPKDTADILKPKPDQNLYSCKIGSKNLSQKSHVNKMTTDKPKKPFSCENCGKSFGDRSYLRSHMRTHTGEKAFTCETCGKSFSGKQCWEKHMKIHTGEKPFSCVNCGKGFRDKSYLKIHTMTHTGEKPFTCVTCGKDFRHKGNLKIHTMTHTGEKPFTCLSCGKGFRDKSHLKIHMRIHTGEKPFTCVTCGKGFRHKGNLKIHMQIHTGEKLFTCVSCGKGCINKSYLKIHMRIHTGEKPFMCVTCGKGFIREGLLKNHMLIHTGEKPFSCMSCGKSFGDRSYLRSHMRTHTGEKAFTCETCGKSFSGKQCWEKHMTIHTGEKPFSCVNCGKGFRDKSYLKIHTMTHTGEKPFTCVTCGKSFSRKQCWEKHMTIHTGEKPFTCVNCGKGFRDKSYLKIHTMTHTGEKPFTCVTCGKDFRHKGNLKIHMQIHTGEKPFTCVSCGKGFRNKKNLKMHTLTHTVEKPFTCVSCGKGFRDESHLKIHMMTHTGEKPFTCVSCGKGFRDESHLKIHMMTHTGEKPFTCLSCGKGFRDKSYLKIHMRIHTGEKPFTCVTCGKGFRHKGNLKIHMQIHTGEKLFTCVSCGKGCINKSYLKIHMRIHTGEKPFVCVTCGKGFIREGLLKNHMLIHTGEKPFSCMSCGKGFRSESYLKIHMRTHTG, via the coding sequence atcctgAAAAAATTCTCTGTAAAGATGATGGAGTTCAAACTGAGCTCAGCAACCAGGAGGGAAACTCCACTTTAGATGAgaaggaaccagaacctgggcAGACAAAAGAGGTGAAAAAGgaacaagaacaacaacagTTTGTAGAACAAGAGAGGCAACTCTACACCTGTCTGGCTGAAAAGCAACTTGTGCTGAAACGGGAGACTGATAACATTTTAACGATTTCTTCTAACGTGCAAAGAGTCCACAGTGAAGAAGAACAAAGAAGGAACAAACTCATCTCTCAGGGCCCCTCAGAAGTTAAGAACCAAGATCAGGAAGGAAACAAtgagcaaacaggaaaaaggagagaagagcAGAAGCACAATGAGAAACATCCAAAAGACACTgctgacattttaaaaccaaaacctgaCCAAAATTTATATTCTTGTAAAATTGGTAGTAAAAACCTTTCTCAAAAAAGTCACGTTAATAAGATGACAACAGACAAGCCtaagaagcctttctcatgtgagaactgtggaaaaagttttggTGATAGAAGCTATTTAAGATCTCACATGAGAACTCATACAGGTGAGAAGGCTTTCACATGTGAGACATGCGGAAAAAGTTTTTCAGGGAAACAGTGTTGGGAAAAGCACATGAaaattcacacaggtgagaagcctttctcttgtGTGAATTGTGGAAAAGGGTTTAGAgataaaagctatttaaaaattCACACGAtgactcacacaggtgagaagcctttcacgTGTGTCACATGTGGAAAAGACTTTAGACATAAAGGCAACTTAAAAATTCACACAAtgactcacacaggtgagaagcctttcactTGTTTGAGTTGTGGAAAAGGGTTTAGAGataaaagccatttaaaaattcacatgagaatacacacaggtgagaagccttttacATGTGTTACATGTGGAAAAGGATTTAGACATAAAGGCAACTTAAAAATTCACATGCaaattcacacaggtgagaagcttTTCACGTGTGTGAGTTGTGGAAAAGGATGTATAAacaaaagctatttaaaaattcacatgagaatacacacaggtgagaagcctttcatgTGTGTTACATGTGGAAAAGGCTTTATACGTGAAGGCCTCTTAAAAAATCACATGCTaattcacacaggtgagaagcctttctcatgtatgagttgtggaaaaagttttggTGATAGAAGCTATTTAAGATCTCACATGAGAACTCATACAGGTGAGAAGGCTTTCACATGTGAGACATGCGGAAAAAGTTTTTCAGGGAAACAGTGTTGGGAAAAGCACATGAcaattcacacaggtgagaagccattCTCTTGTGTGAATTGTGGAAAAGGGTTTAGAgataaaagctatttaaaaattCACACGAtgactcacacaggtgagaagcctttcacgTGTGtcacatgtggaaaaagtttttcaAGGAAACAGTGTTGGGAAAAGCACATGAcaattcacacaggtgagaagcctttcaccTGTGTGAATTGTGGAAAAGGGTTTAGAgataaaagctatttaaaaattCACACGAtgactcacacaggtgagaagcctttcacgTGTGTCACATGTGGAAAAGACTTTAGACATAAAGGCAACTTAAAAATTCACATGCaaattcacacaggtgagaagcctttcacgTGTGTGAGTTGTGGAAAAgggtttagaaataaaaagaatttaaaaatgcaCACATTAACTCACACAGTTGAGAAGCCTTTCACATGTGTCAGTTGTGGAAAAGGGTTTAGAGATGAAAGCCATTTAAAAATTCACATGAtgactcacacaggtgagaagcctttcactTGTGTGAGTTGTGGAAAAGGGTTTAGAGATGAAAGCCATTTAAAAATTCACATGAtgactcacacaggtgagaagcctttcactTGTTTGAGTTGTGGAAAAGGGTTTAGAgataaaagctatttaaaaattcacatgagaatacacacaggtgagaagcctttcacatGTGTTACATGTGGAAAAGGATTTAGACATAAAGGCAACTTAAAAATTCACATGCaaattcacacaggtgagaagcttTTCACGTGTGTGAGTTGTGGAAAAGGATGTATAAacaaaagctatttaaaaattcacatgagaatacacacaggtgagaagcctttcgtGTGTGTTACATGTGGAAAAGGGTTTATACGTGAAGGCCTCTTAAAAAATCACATGCTaattcacacaggtgagaagcctttctcatgtatGAGTTGTGGAAAAGGGTTTAGAAGCGAAAGCTATTTAAAaattcacatgagaactcacacaggttaG
- the LOC118560794 gene encoding gastrula zinc finger protein XlCGF57.1-like isoform X2, whose amino-acid sequence MEDERRLLDFSRIPLIILQRIDPEKILCKDDGVQTELSNQEGNSTLDEKEPEPGQTKEVKKEQEQQQFVEQERQLYTCLAEKQLVLKRETDNILTISSNVQRVHSEEEQRRNKLISQGPSEVKNQDQEGNNEQTGKRREEQKHNEKHPKDTADILKPKPDQNLYSCKIGSKNLSQKSHVNKMTTDKPKKPFSCENCGKSFGDRSYLRSHMRTHTGEKAFTCETCGKSFSGKQCWEKHMKIHTGEKPFSCVNCGKGFRDKSYLKIHTMTHTGEKPFTCVTCGKDFRHKGNLKIHTMTHTGEKPFTCLSCGKGFRDKSHLKIHMRIHTGEKPFTCVTCGKGFRHKGNLKIHMQIHTGEKLFTCVSCGKGCINKSYLKIHMRIHTGEKPFMCVTCGKGFIREGLLKNHMLIHTGEKPFSCMSCGKRFRSESYLKIHMRTHTG is encoded by the exons atcctgAAAAAATTCTCTGTAAAGATGATGGAGTTCAAACTGAGCTCAGCAACCAGGAGGGAAACTCCACTTTAGATGAgaaggaaccagaacctgggcAGACAAAAGAGGTGAAAAAGgaacaagaacaacaacagTTTGTAGAACAAGAGAGGCAACTCTACACCTGTCTGGCTGAAAAGCAACTTGTGCTGAAACGGGAGACTGATAACATTTTAACGATTTCTTCTAACGTGCAAAGAGTCCACAGTGAAGAAGAACAAAGAAGGAACAAACTCATCTCTCAGGGCCCCTCAGAAGTTAAGAACCAAGATCAGGAAGGAAACAAtgagcaaacaggaaaaaggagagaagagcAGAAGCACAATGAGAAACATCCAAAAGACACTgctgacattttaaaaccaaaacctgaCCAAAATTTATATTCTTGTAAAATTGGTAGTAAAAACCTTTCTCAAAAAAGTCACGTTAATAAGATGACAACAGACAAGCCtaagaagcctttctcatgtgagaactgtggaaaaagttttggTGATAGAAGCTATTTAAGATCTCACATGAGAACTCATACAGGTGAGAAGGCTTTCACATGTGAGACATGCGGAAAAAGTTTTTCAGGGAAACAGTGTTGGGAAAAGCACATGAaaattcacacaggtgagaagcctttctcttgtGTGAATTGTGGAAAAGGGTTTAGAgataaaagctatttaaaaattCACACGAtgactcacacaggtgagaagcctttcacgTGTGTCACATGTGGAAAAGACTTTAGACATAAAGGCAACTTAAAAATTCACACAAtgactcacacaggtgagaagcctttcactTGTTTGAGTTGTGGAAAAGGGTTTAGAGataaaagccatttaaaaattcacatgagaatacacacaggtgagaagccttttacATGTGTTACATGTGGAAAAGGATTTAGACATAAAGGCAACTTAAAAATTCACATGCaaattcacacaggtgagaagcttTTCACGTGTGTGAGTTGTGGAAAAGGATGTATAAacaaaagctatttaaaaattcacatgagaatacacacaggtgagaagcctttcatgTGTGTTACATGTGGAAAAGGCTTTATACGTGAAGGCCTCTTAAAAAATCACATGCTaattcacacaggtgagaagcctttctcatgtatgagttgtggaaaaa GGTTTAGAAGCGAAAGCTATTTAAAaattcacatgagaactcacacaggttaG